GTCTCCTACCAGGCGGCGGCCCGGCCAGCCGCGCGCGGCGATGATCGCCCTGATCTGCGCGTAGCGCGGCGCATCCGAAGCGTCGAGCGCCCGGAATACGGAGTCCCCCTGCGGAGAAGACCGCCCGTATCGCACCACCACGTCGTTCAGGCTCTGCCGGGCCAGCTGGTCCGAGTCGGCGAGCGCGATCAGCTCCGCCATCAGCGTCGAGTCGAGCGAGGTACGGCGCGCCCGCAGCCTCGCCTCGAGCGCCGGCCAGCGCCCGTCGCGGTGCAGCACGAACGTGGCGCTGTCCCGCGTGAAGTACCCCGGATCGAGAAACCCCTCGTCCACCGCGCGGCCGAGGTCCCGGAAGGCGCGGTTGCTGTCCCCCGCCTGCGCGGCGTCGGCGGCGGCGAGCGCCAGGAACAGCGGCTGGAACCCAGACACGGCGAACGCCTGCTCGTAGAGCCCCGCGGCTCCGGCGAACCGATGCTGCTGCTCGGCGCTATCCGCCCGCATGGTCAGCAGGGCAATTCGGCTCTGGAACCGCGGGCGCAACGGTTCGGTGAGGTCGGCCCGGCGTTGCCGCGCCGCGCGCACGCCGCGCACCACGGCGGGGACGACGATCAGGGCGAGGAGCCCCACAGCGGCGGCGAGGATCCAGACGTCGTAGTAGACGAAGCCGCGCTGCCGCCGCACGGCCTTGCTCGCCGCCTCAGGCGCCGCGCCGCGGGTCACGACCGCCCCAGGAACCCGGTCAGCAGGTCCCGCACCGTCGTCCAGCGCATGCCGGGATAGCGCTCGTTGTCGAGCGGCTCCAGCACGGCCCGGCCGTTGAACATGTTGTGCATGTACTGCATGCCCTGCCAGGCGGGAAAGATCTCGTGCTTCGCGGGAGCGACCGTTCGCGCGACCGTGATGATCGTGCCGAGCAGGCCGAGGCCTCCGGCGCGGAACAGACGGAAGCGCGTGCCGGTCAGCTCGCCCAGCAGCGCCGCCAGCGACCGGGCAGTGACCTGATCGCCGGCGACGCGGAGGAATCGGGGCGTGGAAGGGTCCAGTGCGGCCCTCGCCGTGTAGGCAGCCGTGTCGCCGATCGTCGTGAAGTCCAGGCGCTGGTCCGCGTTCCCCCAGTAGAGGACGCGCCGGCGCCTGAAGAGTATCAGCGGCATCCGGGCGGTGAGCAGCTCCATGAACGCGCCGCACCAGATCGTCGTCGCCGCGATCGAGGCCGCGTCCAGGCGCCGATGGAATGCCCGCCGCAGATCCAGATTGCGGTTGCTGCCGGGCGGGA
The Gemmatimonadales bacterium DNA segment above includes these coding regions:
- a CDS encoding NmrA family NAD(P)-binding protein; this translates as MSEPTIVVAGATGNLGGRIARALRERGAGVRALVRRGAAPDKVEGLRQLGVEIAAVDLDDATGVAAACAGASCVVSALNGLRDVIVDAQSVLLDAAVRAGVPRFIPSDYSIDFTGLPPGSNRNLDLRRAFHRRLDAASIAATTIWCGAFMELLTARMPLILFRRRRVLYWGNADQRLDFTTIGDTAAYTARAALDPSTPRFLRVAGDQVTARSLAALLGELTGTRFRLFRAGGLGLLGTIITVARTVAPAKHEIFPAWQGMQYMHNMFNGRAVLEPLDNERYPGMRWTTVRDLLTGFLGRS
- a CDS encoding DUF6624 domain-containing protein encodes the protein MTRGAAPEAASKAVRRQRGFVYYDVWILAAAVGLLALIVVPAVVRGVRAARQRRADLTEPLRPRFQSRIALLTMRADSAEQQHRFAGAAGLYEQAFAVSGFQPLFLALAAADAAQAGDSNRAFRDLGRAVDEGFLDPGYFTRDSATFVLHRDGRWPALEARLRARRTSLDSTLMAELIALADSDQLARQSLNDVVVRYGRSSPQGDSVFRALDASDAPRYAQIRAIIAARGWPGRRLVGDEAAHDAWLLVQHAPPEFQKQVLPLLLAAVRKDDARAGDGALLEDRVLVAEGKPQLYGTQTRYSDRPGPPALDSIANEPCVDVRRREVGLEPLAIYLQSLGVEYAGPPGVCRRR